A single Ammospiza caudacuta isolate bAmmCau1 chromosome 6, bAmmCau1.pri, whole genome shotgun sequence DNA region contains:
- the SAMD15 gene encoding sterile alpha motif domain-containing protein 15, with translation MEPRPGPAGAGAAEGPQPGPEGAGGPRAVCPFLAWSAEEVAEWVAQLGFPQYQEISRHVRELLGIEEPLFSRSITLPYRDNMGLFLERKAPTGEKADALTFSQFIQKAGLEPYTTTPPLQGSQAMEGVDALPASQDMQRQN, from the exons ATGGAGCCGCGCCCGGGTCCCGCGGGGGCTGGGGCGGCTGAAGGGCCGCAGCCTGGGCCCGAGGGCGCGGGGGGACCGCGGGCCGTGTGCCCTTTCCTGGCCTGGAGCGCCGAGGAAGTGGCCGAGTGGGTGGCGCAGCTCGGCTTCCCCCAGTACCAG GAAATTTCGCGACACGTGCGAGAGCTGCTGGGGATTGAGGAGCCTCTCTTCAGCAGATCCATTACCCTCCCATACAGAGACAATATGGGTCTGTTCCTAGAGAGAAAGGCACCAAcaggagagaaagcagatgCCCTCACTTTCTCACAGTTTATCCAAAAAGCAGGACTCGAGCCCTACACTACAACTCCTCCTTTGCAAGGATCCCAGGCCATGGAGGGAGTGGATGCTCTCCCTGCATCGCAGGACATGCAGAGGCAGAATTAG